A window of Tautonia plasticadhaerens contains these coding sequences:
- a CDS encoding class I SAM-dependent methyltransferase: MLPRVLEPEVMDTPDEAIAYDAMDHAEVNGRFVADVMTAHGPPRGGEWLDVGTGTALIPIALCRAAQNVRLVAVDLAEYMLALARSNVERAGLTDRIRLDRVDAKGLTYPDGSFEAVLSNSIVHHVPDPLPALAEMARLVAPGGTLFVRDLARPPDLETLDRLVSAYAGSEPEHARSMFRDSLHAALAVEEVRDLIRSLGLPVGGVRMTSDRHWTLTWRRPH; encoded by the coding sequence GTGCTCCCCCGAGTGCTCGAACCCGAGGTGATGGACACTCCCGACGAGGCGATCGCCTACGACGCGATGGACCACGCCGAGGTCAATGGCCGTTTCGTGGCCGACGTCATGACCGCCCACGGCCCCCCTCGGGGGGGGGAATGGCTCGACGTCGGCACCGGCACCGCCCTGATCCCCATCGCCCTCTGCCGGGCGGCCCAGAACGTTCGGCTCGTCGCGGTCGACCTGGCCGAATACATGCTCGCACTCGCCCGGTCCAACGTCGAACGCGCCGGGCTGACCGACCGGATCCGACTCGATCGGGTCGACGCCAAGGGCCTGACCTACCCCGACGGGTCATTCGAGGCGGTCCTCAGCAATTCGATCGTCCATCACGTCCCCGACCCCCTGCCCGCCCTGGCCGAGATGGCCCGGCTGGTCGCCCCCGGCGGGACCCTCTTCGTCCGCGACCTGGCCCGGCCGCCGGACCTCGAGACGCTCGACCGGCTCGTCTCGGCGTACGCCGGGTCGGAGCCGGAGCACGCCCGATCGATGTTCCGAGACTCCCTCCATGCGGCGCTCGCGGTCGAGGAGGTCCGGGATCTGATCCGGTCGCTCGGCTTGCCCGTAGGGGGTGTCCGAATGACCTCCGACCGCCACTGGACGCTGACCTGGCGACGGCCCCACTGA